In the Xiamenia xianingshaonis genome, one interval contains:
- a CDS encoding heavy metal translocating P-type ATPase, producing the protein MKQTFDVTGMSCAACSARVEKAASAVDGVESVAVNLLKNSMDVTMADEDADFVIGDVVEAVTKAGYGATPRPAKTGSAKTSGAASAAAQAAPVAAAEAERRTVRTRLIVSIAFTVPLFYLSMGHMFGWPLPEAFLGDQNALTFAFTQFLLLLPVIFVDFKFFNNGFRSLAHGAPNMDSLIALGSAASTAYGIYAIYQIGIGLGAGDMHAVHMASMDLYFESAAMILTLITLGKYFEARAKGRTTDALAKLMDLAPKQALRRLPDGTEELVDVDAVREGDVLVVKAGDGVPVDGVVIEGTGVVDESLLTGESIPVEKEAGSQVTGATINTSGWFAMRAERVGDDTTLAGIMRLVDEATSTKAPIEKIADKISGVFVPAVIVIAIATFCIWLALGAPFSTAMSFGISVLVISCPCALGLATPTAIMVGTGRGATQGILIKSAETLERAHDVQTVVFDKTGTLTEGKPEVTDVFTTDIADTEGLASLALSLEEKSEHPLAAAIVAWARENGAQAQNVEDFEAVPGGGLVATVDGAVAYAGNPRLMGIGNVNVDALSTQAESLASDGKTPLYFAIGGKLAGMIAVADVVKPTSAAAVAELRAMGLRTVMLTGDNIRTAKAIQRQTGVDAVIAGVLPDGKEREIRTLQESGKVAMVGDGVNDAPALARADIGIAIGAGSDIAIESADIVLMRPAVTDVPAAMQLSRATLRNIKQNLFWALIYNAVCIPVAAGAFAFAGVALNPMIAAAAMSLSSVCVVSNALRLRSWKPKFASSADAATTPAAASGRPADSEAPQTGAASGPSTPNAKVPAHPGPTPASDSATEAAAEDEAAPEREQAAHVDAPLQKEASERKEPAMEKTLIVEGMMCPKCVAHVKEALEGVSGVEAAAVDLEAKTAVVTLAADLSDDVLRNAVTEAGYEVVEVR; encoded by the coding sequence ATGAAGCAAACGTTTGACGTGACCGGCATGTCGTGCGCGGCATGCTCGGCCCGGGTCGAAAAGGCCGCAAGCGCCGTCGACGGCGTGGAGTCGGTGGCCGTGAACCTGCTGAAGAACTCGATGGACGTCACGATGGCCGACGAGGACGCCGACTTCGTCATCGGCGACGTCGTGGAGGCCGTCACGAAAGCCGGCTACGGCGCAACCCCCCGACCTGCGAAAACAGGCAGTGCGAAGACGTCTGGCGCCGCATCGGCCGCCGCGCAGGCAGCTCCCGTCGCCGCCGCCGAAGCCGAGCGCCGCACCGTCCGCACCCGCCTGATCGTCTCCATCGCCTTCACCGTGCCGCTGTTCTACCTATCGATGGGGCACATGTTCGGCTGGCCGCTGCCAGAGGCCTTCCTCGGCGACCAGAACGCCCTCACGTTCGCATTCACCCAGTTTCTGCTGCTGCTGCCCGTCATCTTCGTCGACTTCAAGTTCTTCAACAACGGCTTTCGCTCGCTTGCGCACGGCGCCCCCAACATGGACTCGCTCATCGCGCTCGGCTCGGCGGCGTCGACGGCCTACGGCATCTACGCCATCTACCAGATCGGCATCGGCTTGGGCGCGGGCGACATGCACGCCGTCCACATGGCGTCGATGGACCTGTACTTCGAGTCGGCGGCCATGATCCTCACGCTCATCACGCTCGGCAAATACTTCGAGGCCCGAGCAAAGGGCCGCACCACCGATGCGCTTGCAAAGCTCATGGACCTCGCGCCGAAACAGGCGCTGCGCCGCTTGCCTGACGGCACCGAAGAGCTGGTAGACGTCGATGCCGTGCGCGAAGGCGACGTGCTCGTCGTGAAGGCGGGCGACGGCGTGCCGGTCGACGGCGTGGTCATCGAAGGCACGGGCGTCGTGGACGAATCGCTGCTCACCGGCGAGTCCATTCCGGTTGAAAAAGAAGCGGGGTCGCAGGTCACGGGCGCCACCATCAACACGTCGGGCTGGTTTGCCATGCGGGCCGAGCGCGTCGGCGACGACACGACGCTGGCGGGCATCATGAGGCTGGTGGACGAGGCGACCTCCACCAAGGCGCCCATCGAAAAGATCGCCGACAAAATATCCGGCGTGTTCGTGCCGGCCGTCATCGTCATCGCGATCGCAACGTTTTGCATCTGGCTGGCGCTGGGCGCTCCGTTCTCCACCGCGATGTCTTTCGGCATTTCGGTGCTCGTCATCTCGTGCCCGTGCGCGCTCGGCTTGGCCACGCCGACGGCCATCATGGTCGGCACGGGGCGGGGCGCCACGCAGGGCATCCTCATCAAGTCTGCCGAAACGCTTGAGCGGGCGCATGACGTGCAGACGGTCGTCTTCGACAAGACCGGCACGCTGACCGAAGGAAAACCCGAGGTCACCGACGTGTTCACGACCGACATCGCCGACACGGAAGGCCTGGCGTCGCTCGCGCTGTCCTTGGAGGAAAAGTCCGAACACCCCCTGGCCGCCGCCATCGTCGCCTGGGCGCGGGAAAACGGGGCGCAGGCGCAAAACGTCGAGGACTTCGAAGCGGTGCCGGGAGGCGGGCTTGTGGCGACCGTCGACGGTGCGGTCGCTTACGCCGGCAACCCGCGTCTGATGGGAATCGGCAACGTCAACGTCGACGCGCTGTCGACGCAGGCCGAATCGCTTGCCTCGGACGGGAAGACGCCGCTGTACTTTGCCATCGGCGGCAAGCTGGCCGGCATGATCGCCGTGGCCGACGTCGTGAAGCCCACGAGCGCCGCCGCCGTCGCCGAGCTGCGCGCCATGGGGTTGCGCACCGTCATGCTGACCGGCGACAACATTCGCACCGCCAAGGCCATCCAGCGTCAGACCGGCGTCGACGCCGTCATCGCCGGCGTGCTGCCCGACGGCAAGGAGCGCGAGATCCGCACTTTGCAGGAGTCCGGCAAGGTGGCCATGGTCGGCGACGGCGTGAACGACGCGCCCGCCCTTGCCCGCGCCGACATCGGCATCGCCATCGGCGCCGGGTCGGACATCGCCATCGAAAGCGCCGACATCGTGCTCATGCGGCCTGCGGTCACCGACGTTCCCGCCGCGATGCAGCTTTCCCGCGCCACGCTGCGCAACATCAAGCAGAACCTTTTTTGGGCGCTCATCTACAACGCCGTATGCATTCCCGTGGCAGCCGGCGCGTTCGCGTTCGCAGGCGTCGCACTCAACCCGATGATCGCCGCAGCCGCCATGTCGCTCAGCTCGGTGTGCGTCGTCAGCAATGCCCTGCGCCTGCGCAGTTGGAAGCCGAAGTTCGCCTCGTCTGCAGACGCCGCAACGACGCCTGCGGCCGCATCGGGCAGACCGGCGGACAGCGAAGCGCCCCAGACCGGCGCCGCGAGCGGACCGTCGACGCCCAACGCCAAGGTGCCGGCGCATCCCGGCCCGACGCCCGCTTCCGATTCGGCAACCGAAGCCGCAGCCGAAGACGAAGCGGCCCCTGAACGCGAACAAGCGGCGCATGTCGACGCGCCGCTTCAGAAAGAAGCTTCCGAGAGAAAGGAACCCGCCATGGAAAAGACCCTGATCGTCGAAGGAATGATGTGCCCCAAGTGCGTCGCGCACGTGAAAGAGGCGCTCGAGGGCGTAAGCGGCGTGGAAGCGGCCGCCGTTGACCTGGAGGCAAAGACCGCCGTCGTCACGCTCGCCGCCGACCTGTCCGACGACGTGCTGCGAAACGCCGTAACGGAAGCCGGCTATGAAGTGGTCGAGGTGCGCTAG
- a CDS encoding ABC transporter ATP-binding protein, with amino-acid sequence MDVLTVSHLTKVYGKGAAQTVALDDVSLTIEQGEFVAIVGSSGSGKSTLLHLMGGVDRPTSGHVLLNGQDVYGRTEEELAVLRRREVGLVYQFYNLVPVLNVVENMTLPVALDGRAVNEERLADLLARLGLTGRETHLPSQLSGGQQQRVAIGRALMNAPAVVLADEPTGNLDTKNSLEIMGLLRESNRDFGQTLVVITHDEDIALAANRIIAIEDGRIVRDEQVRS; translated from the coding sequence ATGGACGTGTTGACCGTGAGCCACCTGACGAAAGTGTATGGAAAGGGAGCCGCGCAGACCGTCGCGCTCGACGACGTGTCGCTGACGATCGAACAAGGCGAGTTCGTCGCCATCGTGGGGTCGTCGGGGTCGGGCAAGTCGACGCTGTTGCACCTGATGGGCGGTGTGGACCGTCCCACCTCGGGCCACGTGCTGCTCAACGGCCAGGACGTGTACGGACGCACCGAAGAAGAGCTGGCCGTGCTGCGCCGGCGCGAAGTGGGGCTGGTGTACCAGTTCTACAACCTGGTGCCGGTGCTCAACGTGGTGGAGAACATGACGCTGCCGGTGGCGCTTGACGGGCGGGCCGTGAACGAGGAGCGCCTGGCCGACCTGCTTGCTCGATTGGGGCTGACGGGCCGTGAGACGCATCTGCCCAGCCAGCTGTCCGGCGGCCAGCAGCAGCGCGTGGCCATCGGCCGGGCGCTCATGAACGCGCCGGCAGTGGTGCTCGCCGACGAGCCGACCGGCAATCTGGACACGAAGAACTCGCTTGAGATCATGGGCCTGCTGCGCGAGTCGAACCGCGATTTCGGGCAGACGCTCGTGGTCATCACCCACGACGAGGACATCGCGCTTGCCGCCAATCGCATCATCGCCATCGAGGACGGGCGCATCGTGCGCGACGAGCAGGTGAGGTCATGA
- a CDS encoding response regulator transcription factor, which translates to MNVLLVEDDPTIVEALSRLLDAEGLRVMACARQSEAVELAGRESFAIALLDVTLPEGSGFGVCAALRAISPEMPIIFLTASDDEYSTVAGLEAGAVDYIAKPFRPRELTSRIRAALRRSAGAAPVLRAGDVELDPTRATCTKAGSDVVLSAMEYRLLLVLMQAHGRLVTREGLRDAIWDSAGEYVEDNTLNVYVRRLREKIEDVPSNPRVLLTVRGLGYKMADAKERTS; encoded by the coding sequence GTGAACGTGCTGCTTGTCGAGGACGATCCGACCATCGTGGAGGCGCTGTCCCGTTTGCTTGACGCGGAAGGCTTGCGCGTCATGGCGTGCGCTCGGCAGTCCGAAGCCGTTGAGCTGGCCGGACGCGAAAGCTTCGCCATCGCGCTTTTGGATGTGACGCTGCCCGAGGGAAGCGGGTTCGGCGTGTGCGCCGCGCTGCGAGCGATCTCGCCCGAGATGCCGATCATCTTCCTGACGGCTTCCGATGACGAATACTCCACCGTGGCAGGGCTTGAGGCGGGTGCGGTCGACTACATCGCCAAGCCCTTCCGCCCTCGCGAGCTGACCAGTCGCATTCGGGCGGCGCTGCGCAGGTCGGCAGGCGCGGCGCCGGTGCTGCGGGCGGGGGACGTAGAGCTTGACCCGACGCGGGCGACCTGCACGAAAGCCGGATCCGACGTGGTGCTTTCGGCCATGGAGTACCGGCTTTTGCTCGTGCTCATGCAGGCGCACGGACGCCTGGTCACGCGCGAGGGCCTGCGCGACGCCATCTGGGACAGCGCGGGGGAATACGTCGAGGACAACACCTTGAACGTATATGTGCGCCGTTTGCGCGAAAAGATCGAGGACGTCCCGTCGAACCCGCGCGTGCTGCTGACGGTGCGGGGGCTTGGCTACAAGATGGCCGATGCGAAGGAGCGCACCTCATGA
- a CDS encoding sensor histidine kinase, which yields MRNRSLLCQLVLVAAATAAFSAAAWTAAGPLAALLVAGCGSFALAAAAAFGFARYREIAHLADAIDRVLHEGRSVSFSQCREGDVAILSNEMQKMVARLVRTADALEQEKRALATSMEDISHQIRTPMTAIALMVPAIEQADDALERKRALRNLEAQVDRTSWLVTSLLKLAKADAGALDLADGPVDVGAAAERAAEPLLVAFDLKDVALHIDCAPGASLRGDARWIAEALGNVLKNCLEHTPAKGAVTLSAREDALSTRIVVEDTGPGFAPDDLPRVFDRFYRGGAADVGEGAGGGLAGEGFGIGLALARALAEAQGGTLVAANGEAGGARFTFAFPKFVV from the coding sequence ATGAGGAACCGCTCGCTTCTTTGCCAGCTCGTCCTGGTCGCCGCAGCGACGGCGGCGTTTTCGGCTGCGGCCTGGACGGCGGCGGGGCCGCTTGCAGCGCTTCTCGTGGCAGGCTGCGGGTCGTTCGCGCTTGCGGCGGCGGCAGCGTTCGGGTTTGCCCGCTACCGGGAGATCGCGCATTTGGCCGATGCGATCGACCGCGTGCTGCACGAAGGGCGGTCCGTGTCGTTTTCCCAGTGCCGCGAAGGCGACGTGGCGATCCTTTCCAACGAGATGCAAAAGATGGTTGCACGTCTCGTGCGCACCGCAGACGCGCTTGAACAGGAGAAACGCGCGCTCGCCACGTCGATGGAAGACATATCGCACCAGATCCGCACGCCGATGACCGCCATAGCGCTCATGGTGCCGGCCATCGAGCAGGCAGACGACGCGCTTGAGCGAAAGCGGGCGCTTCGAAACCTCGAGGCGCAGGTCGACCGCACGTCGTGGCTCGTCACGTCGCTGCTGAAGCTGGCGAAGGCCGACGCGGGCGCGCTCGACCTGGCGGACGGGCCGGTCGACGTGGGCGCTGCGGCCGAGCGCGCGGCAGAGCCGCTGCTGGTGGCGTTCGACCTGAAAGACGTCGCGCTGCATATCGATTGCGCGCCGGGCGCGTCGCTTCGCGGGGACGCGCGCTGGATCGCCGAGGCGCTCGGCAACGTGCTGAAGAACTGCCTGGAACACACGCCCGCCAAAGGCGCGGTGACGCTTTCCGCCCGCGAAGACGCCCTGTCGACGCGCATTGTCGTCGAAGACACCGGCCCCGGCTTCGCTCCGGACGACCTTCCCCGCGTCTTCGACCGCTTCTATCGCGGCGGCGCGGCCGACGTCGGCGAGGGGGCTGGCGGCGGGCTTGCGGGCGAGGGCTTCGGCATCGGGCTTGCGCTCGCGCGGGCGTTGGCCGAAGCCCAGGGCGGCACGCTCGTCGCGGCCAACGGGGAGGCCGGCGGCGCCCGCTTCACGTTCGCGTTCCCGAAATTCGTCGTGTGA
- a CDS encoding ABC transporter permease, which produces MNATTRFTVRSLAHNRARTLVTVAGVALATALFTAVLACVSSLQAFLLESEVADVGSWTAYAWTDTLEKSVEATENDDAVVDCLRMTDVGFAELPPDKARWLGPYMTVKSVDGDWSLCSIGAVSGRRPESADEVMLPTRLQGEDLFGSSNVQVGSELSLALGSRELVAVDGDAESTQFVVGEGAATVVRETAVGDLLGSNMPWHNDETDDGGLAERLVDVAPPHTYTVVGFFNAGSVTNGVGGASSALTVDGAAQGLTCTFVETEGLSTAEDIRRNVQDAFGTTDVSLHDAYLRYTGITSDRAVWDTVRGFAAVLAAVIVIACVSLISNAFAISVAERTRQFGLLASVGASKRQLRRAVLQEAGIITLAGVPIGAAVGLAGTAVVLAALGPALGEIIGGAPSSTAGVPVAFRLVVNGQDLLVAGALTALAVLASAWVPSRRACAVNPVEAVRGARDVRSTRRKDAGPATAKRLWKGGLARRVFGMPGKLAAINAKRGRGKGAAASVSLAMAVVLLMTAGSIGAYLRLMTGLMVATSAQDISIRSTVEDARTNWDGLDDAYRQMADVEGVAGVGWGAGAACVLAVPGDMAGSGLVDRAATGGSHAVPFAGPGDVSASGTVLLIPDEAFLEWAATQGIDGEACLEAADDGRFACAALRSGYFNDGQSYNVVEYFSHAGAIDALVAGDYPQGRVDGFSGVTDGFRGFSCQNGSDEDFSINGFAPNTATVDVVGLADEEPACLSNAYAPADVVLVAPASAMDALPAGAMATVATFSAGFDAEDHETACEALAQKGRSALEAVSGPEAAEMLYASDNAAVEEDERMLATVVNVFCLLFAGILLLIALASVFNTVTNGLILRRREFAVMRSAGLGPKGFRTMIVAECVGYGLRGLVPGVAASVAVSFLLYLSLSKSVVGLAFTLPWDYLVLSVALVALIMAASAAYGMRRCRADSIVEALAVD; this is translated from the coding sequence ATGAACGCCACCACTCGCTTCACCGTGCGCTCGCTTGCGCACAACCGGGCTCGAACGCTGGTGACCGTCGCTGGCGTGGCGCTGGCAACGGCGCTGTTCACTGCCGTGCTCGCGTGCGTGTCGAGCCTGCAGGCGTTCCTGCTTGAAAGCGAGGTCGCCGACGTCGGCAGCTGGACGGCGTATGCCTGGACCGACACGCTAGAAAAGTCGGTCGAGGCGACAGAGAACGACGATGCCGTTGTGGATTGCCTGCGCATGACCGACGTGGGGTTTGCAGAGCTGCCGCCCGACAAGGCAAGGTGGCTCGGACCGTATATGACCGTGAAGTCGGTCGACGGCGACTGGTCGCTTTGCTCGATAGGGGCCGTGTCGGGGCGGCGTCCCGAATCCGCCGATGAAGTCATGCTGCCGACGCGTCTCCAAGGAGAAGACCTGTTCGGATCGAGCAACGTGCAGGTCGGCAGCGAGCTTTCCCTGGCGCTTGGGTCGCGCGAGCTCGTGGCGGTCGACGGCGACGCTGAGAGCACCCAGTTCGTCGTCGGCGAGGGCGCTGCGACGGTGGTTCGCGAAACGGCCGTGGGAGATCTCCTGGGATCGAACATGCCCTGGCACAACGACGAAACGGACGACGGCGGGCTTGCCGAGCGGCTTGTGGACGTGGCGCCGCCGCACACCTATACGGTCGTCGGCTTCTTCAATGCGGGCTCTGTGACCAACGGCGTTGGAGGCGCGAGCAGCGCGCTCACCGTCGACGGCGCGGCGCAAGGCCTCACGTGCACGTTCGTGGAAACCGAAGGCCTCTCAACCGCCGAAGACATCCGCCGCAACGTGCAAGACGCCTTCGGCACGACCGACGTGTCGCTGCACGACGCCTACCTGCGCTATACCGGCATCACGTCGGACCGTGCCGTGTGGGACACCGTTCGCGGGTTCGCCGCCGTGCTGGCTGCCGTCATCGTCATCGCCTGCGTGTCGCTCATCTCCAACGCCTTCGCCATTTCGGTGGCCGAGCGCACGCGCCAGTTCGGGCTGCTGGCTTCGGTGGGAGCGTCGAAGCGGCAGCTGCGCCGGGCTGTGCTGCAAGAGGCCGGCATCATCACGCTTGCCGGCGTGCCGATAGGAGCGGCCGTGGGGCTTGCTGGCACGGCGGTCGTGCTTGCGGCCTTGGGGCCGGCCCTCGGCGAGATCATCGGCGGCGCGCCGAGCTCCACAGCCGGGGTGCCGGTAGCGTTTCGTCTGGTCGTAAACGGGCAAGACCTGCTGGTCGCCGGAGCGCTGACCGCGCTTGCCGTGCTGGCGAGCGCATGGGTTCCTTCAAGGCGGGCCTGTGCGGTCAACCCCGTCGAGGCGGTGCGCGGCGCTCGCGACGTGCGTTCGACCAGGCGAAAGGACGCCGGCCCTGCGACGGCGAAGCGCCTGTGGAAGGGCGGTCTGGCCCGGCGCGTGTTCGGCATGCCCGGCAAGCTGGCGGCCATAAACGCCAAGCGCGGCCGAGGCAAGGGCGCAGCCGCGTCGGTGTCGCTGGCCATGGCCGTCGTGTTGCTGATGACCGCAGGGTCGATCGGGGCCTATCTGCGCCTCATGACCGGTTTGATGGTCGCGACGTCCGCGCAGGACATTTCGATCAGAAGCACCGTGGAGGATGCGCGGACGAACTGGGACGGCCTGGACGACGCCTATCGGCAGATGGCCGACGTCGAGGGCGTTGCCGGCGTCGGCTGGGGCGCGGGCGCCGCATGCGTGCTGGCCGTGCCGGGCGACATGGCGGGAAGCGGGCTTGTCGACCGCGCGGCGACGGGCGGGTCGCATGCCGTCCCGTTCGCCGGCCCGGGCGACGTCTCGGCGTCTGGAACGGTGCTGCTCATCCCTGACGAGGCGTTTTTGGAATGGGCTGCGACGCAAGGCATCGACGGCGAAGCGTGCTTGGAAGCCGCTGACGACGGCCGCTTCGCGTGCGCGGCGCTGCGAAGCGGGTACTTCAACGACGGCCAAAGCTATAACGTGGTCGAGTACTTCTCGCATGCCGGCGCGATAGACGCGCTTGTGGCGGGAGACTACCCCCAGGGCCGCGTCGACGGCTTCTCCGGCGTGACGGACGGTTTTCGCGGCTTTTCCTGTCAAAACGGCTCTGACGAGGATTTTTCGATCAACGGGTTCGCACCGAACACCGCGACGGTCGATGTCGTGGGGCTGGCCGACGAAGAGCCAGCCTGCCTCAGCAACGCTTACGCCCCCGCCGACGTCGTGCTGGTGGCGCCCGCCTCGGCGATGGACGCCCTGCCGGCCGGCGCGATGGCGACCGTCGCCACGTTCAGCGCCGGGTTCGACGCCGAAGACCACGAGACGGCGTGCGAGGCGCTTGCGCAGAAGGGAAGAAGTGCGCTCGAGGCGGTCTCAGGACCCGAAGCCGCCGAGATGCTCTACGCGTCCGACAACGCCGCCGTCGAAGAGGACGAGCGCATGCTCGCGACCGTCGTCAACGTGTTCTGCCTGCTGTTCGCCGGCATCCTGCTGCTCATCGCGCTGGCGAGCGTGTTCAACACCGTCACGAACGGCCTCATCCTGCGTCGACGCGAGTTCGCGGTCATGCGGTCGGCGGGGCTGGGACCGAAGGGCTTCCGCACGATGATCGTGGCGGAGTGCGTGGGCTACGGGCTGCGCGGCCTGGTGCCGGGCGTGGCGGCTTCTGTGGCGGTGTCGTTTCTGCTGTACCTGTCCTTGTCGAAGTCGGTCGTCGGCCTTGCGTTTACGCTGCCGTGGGACTATCTGGTGCTGTCGGTTGCGCTCGTGGCGCTCATCATGGCGGCGTCGGCCGCCTACGGCATGCGCCGCTGTCGGGCCGATTCCATCGTCGAAGCCCTGGCAGTGGACTAG
- a CDS encoding metal-sensing transcriptional repressor yields MTDPTPAAQACCGKQKDTPRSDELQADLTRRINRAIGQLGGVKAMIEDNRYCGDVLTQLAAVESAVHAISGIVLTNHFHTCVVEQIQAGNEEIVDEALALVKKFSR; encoded by the coding sequence GTGACAGATCCCACCCCTGCGGCGCAGGCATGCTGCGGCAAGCAGAAAGACACTCCGCGCAGCGACGAGCTGCAAGCCGACCTGACCCGCCGCATCAACCGCGCCATCGGCCAGCTCGGCGGCGTCAAGGCCATGATCGAGGACAACCGCTACTGCGGAGACGTCCTCACCCAGCTTGCCGCGGTCGAAAGCGCCGTCCACGCCATTTCGGGCATCGTGCTGACCAACCACTTCCACACCTGCGTCGTCGAGCAGATTCAAGCCGGCAACGAAGAGATCGTGGACGAAGCGCTTGCCCTCGTCAAGAAATTCTCACGCTAG
- the dinB gene encoding DNA polymerase IV, with translation MNAAGWAAHLPASRQAAANEVPAPAQNNAAGFSPAPEQARAVGGAAANGSAPDESLPPWNGPAILLVDLDAFFASVEQLDHPGWRGKPVIVGGDADKRGVVSTASYEARAFGVHSAMPSSQAARLCPQAIWTHGHFDRYRHLSNAIMDILRDETPFVQQVSIDEAFLDVTPNTVNREHPVSIARRIQARVEALGVTCSIGVGTSKNIAKIASDMDKPRGLTVVFPGSERAFLDPLPVRVMSGIGAAAEAVLKSRGIETIGDLASRGEAYLTKLLGKNGRTMWIRANGRDDTPVASDDAVKSVSNETSFAVDLTRRRDVEAAVASMAAKVGRRLRRKGLHGRTLGLRVRLGDRTVHSVQRQLAKPTDDELFFTPLLLAMLADVWREGMPVRLVGVAVTGFAEQSFVQESLFDAGAFGLPEDANATDRAGTPRREQDPGGPLVADESKRRSLLEATDKLRKKFGDDAVRFGHELRSSANTTGSSSKNIADYK, from the coding sequence TGGGCCGCCCATCTGCCCGCATCTCGGCAAGCCGCCGCGAACGAGGTACCCGCTCCGGCGCAAAATAACGCCGCAGGCTTCTCGCCCGCGCCAGAGCAAGCCCGTGCCGTCGGGGGCGCCGCCGCGAACGGCAGCGCCCCCGACGAATCCCTGCCGCCTTGGAACGGGCCGGCCATCCTGCTCGTGGACCTCGATGCGTTCTTCGCGTCCGTCGAACAGCTCGACCACCCCGGCTGGCGCGGCAAGCCGGTCATCGTCGGAGGCGACGCGGACAAGCGCGGCGTCGTGTCGACCGCCTCTTACGAGGCCCGCGCGTTCGGCGTGCATTCCGCCATGCCGTCTTCCCAGGCCGCACGCCTCTGTCCGCAGGCCATCTGGACGCACGGGCATTTCGACCGCTACCGGCACCTGTCGAACGCCATCATGGACATCCTGCGCGACGAGACGCCGTTCGTCCAGCAAGTCTCCATCGACGAGGCGTTTTTGGACGTGACGCCGAACACCGTGAACCGCGAGCATCCTGTAAGCATCGCGCGGCGCATCCAGGCCCGCGTCGAAGCGCTCGGCGTGACGTGCTCCATCGGCGTCGGGACCTCGAAAAACATTGCGAAGATCGCCTCCGACATGGACAAGCCGCGCGGGCTGACCGTCGTGTTTCCCGGCAGCGAGCGCGCCTTTTTGGACCCGCTTCCCGTGCGGGTCATGAGCGGCATCGGGGCGGCGGCAGAAGCCGTGCTGAAAAGCCGCGGCATCGAGACCATCGGGGATCTGGCGTCGCGCGGCGAGGCGTACCTGACCAAGCTGCTCGGCAAGAACGGCCGCACCATGTGGATCCGTGCGAACGGGCGCGACGATACGCCAGTGGCAAGCGACGACGCGGTGAAGTCGGTGAGCAACGAGACGTCTTTCGCGGTCGACTTGACGCGGCGGCGCGACGTGGAGGCGGCGGTGGCGTCCATGGCCGCGAAGGTGGGACGCCGGCTGCGGCGCAAAGGCCTGCACGGACGGACGTTGGGGCTGCGCGTGCGCTTGGGCGACCGCACGGTGCATTCGGTGCAGCGCCAGCTGGCCAAACCGACCGACGACGAGCTGTTCTTCACGCCGCTGTTGCTCGCAATGCTCGCCGACGTGTGGCGCGAAGGCATGCCGGTGCGGCTCGTCGGCGTGGCGGTCACCGGGTTTGCGGAGCAGTCGTTCGTGCAGGAAAGCCTGTTCGACGCCGGCGCCTTCGGCCTGCCTGAAGATGCAAACGCCACCGACCGGGCCGGCACGCCCCGCCGCGAGCAAGATCCGGGCGGACCTCTTGTGGCGGACGAATCCAAGCGCCGCAGCCTCCTTGAAGCCACCGACAAGCTGCGCAAGAAGTTCGGCGACGACGCCGTCCGCTTCGGGCACGAGCTGCGCTCGTCCGCCAACACCACCGGCTCGTCATCCAAAAACATCGCCGACTATAAATAG